The genomic region GACGGCCGCCACCCCGAACACGGAGGACTCCACATGGCCACCAGCGTCATCGAGATCTGCAACAACGCCCTTACCGACCTGGGCGAGGAGGCCATCGCCTCCCTTGGCGACAACACCAAGGCCGCGCGTCTGTGCAACCAGCGCTGGCCCGCCGTGCGCGATGCCGTGCTGCGCGCGCATCCCTGGAATTGCGCCCTGGCCCAGGCCGAGCTGGCCGCCAGCGCCACGTCGCCGGCCTGGCGGCACGCAGCGGCCTATCCGCTTCCGGCGGACTGCCTGCGCGTGCTGGAGGCGTGCGTGGGCGGCAGTCCCCTGGACGAATGGGAGGCGCAGGCCGGGGCCGTGCACTGCGACGCCCAAGGCCCCCTGCAACTGCTCTACATCCGCCGGGTGGACGACCCCCGGCTCTACGACCCGCTGCTGTGCGAGACGCTGACCGCGCGGCTGGCCGCCACCCTGGCCTACCCGCTCACGGCCTCCACCAGCCTGGCCCAGTCCTTCTGGGGTCAATACGCGGACAAGCTGCGCGAGGCGCGGGGCGTGGACGCCCGCGAGGCCGCCCCGCCCATGGCCCCCGCGCCCACCACTTGGCTGGCGGCCAAGCTTGGCCGCTAGCCAAGCCGCGCCACACGACAAAGGCCGCGCCCCGGACAAAACGCCCGGAGCGCGGCCCGCTGGTGTATACGGTCTGCTTATTGGGTCAAGAACGAGGGCAGGCTGAAGCCGAAGCCCGCGGTTGCGGGCGCGCCCGTGCCGCCCCCAGGGGCGATGAGCTTCCAGTAGCTGCGCCCGGCCGCGACCCCGGGCGGCTGCATGGCGGGCAGGCAGCTCATCTCGCGCAGCAGGCCAGCGCCGAAACGATCGCAGCCCTCGGTCAACGCGCAGCGCAAATCCTTCAGCACCGCGCGGCTCTGTGATATCCACGAGTGCCCCAGCACGTCGGTCTTGACCTCGGACACATCCGTCACCTGGATGCCGGGAATGCACATGACGTTCTTGCCCAGGCGCTCGTAGTCGCCGCCCTGCATCAACGCGCTGGCCGCCAGGGCCACGTCCCCACGCGAACAGTACAACACCACGCGCGCGCCCAGGCCGGTCAGCCGCGCGGCGTGCTGGTCGAGAAAAATCTCCCGGTCAACGTCCGGCGCGGCCAGCACGATGGTGCGCACCTTGCGCAAGGCCGCGCAAGCGTCGGCCTCGCCCCGGCACTCGCCCGCAAGCTCGGTATAGGCGCGGATGAAGGCCTCGTTGCCCATGCTGTGCACCACCACGCCCACGCGGCCCACCCAGGGGCTGGCCACAAGCTCGCGCAGCAGGCCTTTCAAGGCGTGCACGGCGAAATACGCGTTGTTGCGGTCGGCCAAATAGGCGGCCGGGCTGCCTTCGCTGGGCCAGCTGTAGAGCACGGTGGCCCCGGTGAAGCCGATGCCGATGCTGACCCTGGCGGCGGTCTTGGCCGCGTCCTCGAACGTGTTGTCAAAGCCGTGGATGAACAGCAGCACCTCGCGCCCCGGCGTGCGCGCGGCCGCGCGCTCCACCTCGGAGAAGAAGCCCGCCTGGCCCAGGCGCGTCACCCTGTCCAGGGCCACGTTCACCCGGTACAGGTCGCTGCCGTCGGCCTGGCCGCCCCCGGCCGTGGTCTTGAGCTCGCCATAGGACATGGCCCGTGAGCGCAGTCCCCCGAACTGGGCGCTGCCGTTTCTGCCGGGCAGGGCGTTGCGGTTGGTGGCGTACAGGAACGAGGGCTTGCGCCAATCCTGGGGGGACGCGGCGACAGGCTCGTGCAGGGGCGCGGGCGGCGTGGGGACGGGCAGCGGGGCCGGAGGCGTTTGACCGGCGCAGGCCGCCAGCAGAACGGTGGCGCACAGGGCGCACAGCGGACGAAACATGGCGAGGGGCTTCATGGGCAGGGCCACTACACCCGGCGGCCCGCCGGGGCAAGGGCAAGGCAACCGGGAAATTCCGGACGCCCAGAGCCCTAGCCGAAGAGCACCTCGCCCTCCAGCACCGCGCCATCGGCCACGCGGGCCTGCTTGCGCAAGCGGTTGACCACGCGGGTGACCCCGCGGATGCGCACGTTCCTGCCGAAGCGCACGTCCCCGTGGACCTCCAGGCGTTCACATTCAAGAAGCGAGGGCGCGCCCTTGGGAAAACGTTCCTGGAACATGTCGATCTTCTTGTAGAATTTCTGGTCCAAGACAATGGCGGGCATGGGCGCGGTGCGCGCCGGGTTCTGCTCAATGGTCTCAAGCTTGGTGCGCACAAAGCAGTCGCTCATGACCAGCAGCAGATCCTGAGTGGTTTTGACCGGAGCAAAACGGGTGCGCGGCACCAGCACGGCGCGCGCGTTCTCGAAGGCGCTGATGGCCGACCCCATGGCCGTCTCCACCTGCAGCACCGGCGGCGAATCCGGGTCGCGCGGGTCCAGAGTCTTGGGGTTGAGCATCAGGTCCAGGGGCATCATGAGGTTCTCGACAAAGACCCGCTCCAAGAGCCGCAGGTCCACCCACAAGGAGTTGGTGTTGAAGAAACGGTACTTGTCGATGTCCGCAAAGCTCTCCAATTCGGCCTCCGGGCACTGGGCCAGCTCGCGCAGGGCCAACCGCCCGTTCGCAAGCCGGGCCAGGTGTCCGCCCTTGCGGTCCTGGTGCGTGCGCCGCGCCACCTCCATCAGAAAGGAAAGCTCCTCCCTGGCCATGTAGCCCAGCAGCCGGGCGTCCATCACCGCGCCCAGGTTGTCGGAATTGGAGATGAAGGCGTAGCGGTAGCCGCGCTTCAGCAGCTTGGCCAGCAGGCCGGAGGTCACAAGCGCGGTGTACACGTCGCCGTGGCCCGGCGGGTTCCACTCCAGCTCCGGGTTGGCGGGCCAGTCGGCCGGGGAGAAGTCGGCCTCCACGATCTTGGGGTACATGTGCTGCACAAAGGCCAGCGGGATGCCGGTGTCGCCGTTGTCCAGGCCTTCCACCTTGAGCATGGTGTCGCGGTGGGTCTTGAAGCTGTTCATGAACACCAGCGGCAGCGGGGATTTGAACTTCCTGCGCAACACCTTGGCCTGCCGCGCGATGATGTCCAGAAAGCTGTGCCCGTCCTTCACGGGGATGAGGCTCTTGGCGCGCTCAAGCCCCATGCTGGTGCCCAGCCCGCCGTTGAGCTTGATGACCACGGTGTGGGCCAGGGCCTCGCGCCCGGCCTCGGCGTAGCCTTCCAGATCCGCGTAGTCGGGCACCTCGCCGTCGTTCAGGGGCGAGATGTCGGCGTCCGGGAGCTTGCCCTGCGCGCCCTGCATGATCTGCGTATAGAAGCACTTGAAGATGTTGATGACGATGGAGGGGATGCGGTGCTCCTCCATCTTCAGGGCAAAGGGCTTGAACATGGTGTGGACGGCGGGGTCCTGGGTGGCGAGGCAGCTGATCTTCATTGCGGCTCCGTAAGCTCTGTCGGACGCGTTGTGTCTTTTCCCAGCATGATGAGCATATACGGAAGTTTGGCAACTTGGCAAGCGGGAGTGTCCGCCCGCATGGGGGGGACGCGCGGCAAAACCGCGCGCAAAAAGGCCCGGCGCGGGACCGGGGAAGTCCCTGCCGGGCCTGGGCGCGCAGCAAAGGCCCGAAGCCTTGGCCCGCGCCCCCGCTCATGGCTGCGCCTCTACGACAGCAGACCGGTGCTGGCCACCCCGCCGCCCACCGTGGCCACCAGGGCGTCCAGCACGCTCAGCGCGCCGAAGCCGGATACGGCCAGGATGATGTCGCCGCTCGTGAGATTGTACTCCTCCACGGCCCTGTCGAAGTAGCCCGAGGCCGACACCGCGCCGATGGCGTCCGGGGTGCGGTACAGGAACAGCTGCTGGCCGGGCACGCCGCCAAGCAGACGCATAGTGCTGGAATCGTAGCTCATAGTCGCCTTCCTTGTGTTGAGTGTCGCTGGCCTAGGCCGCCAGGGCCGCGTCGTCGTCGCAGTCGATCTCCACCACGCCGTCCGGGTCGATGA from Humidesulfovibrio mexicanus harbors:
- a CDS encoding UTP--glucose-1-phosphate uridylyltransferase, with product MKISCLATQDPAVHTMFKPFALKMEEHRIPSIVINIFKCFYTQIMQGAQGKLPDADISPLNDGEVPDYADLEGYAEAGREALAHTVVIKLNGGLGTSMGLERAKSLIPVKDGHSFLDIIARQAKVLRRKFKSPLPLVFMNSFKTHRDTMLKVEGLDNGDTGIPLAFVQHMYPKIVEADFSPADWPANPELEWNPPGHGDVYTALVTSGLLAKLLKRGYRYAFISNSDNLGAVMDARLLGYMAREELSFLMEVARRTHQDRKGGHLARLANGRLALRELAQCPEAELESFADIDKYRFFNTNSLWVDLRLLERVFVENLMMPLDLMLNPKTLDPRDPDSPPVLQVETAMGSAISAFENARAVLVPRTRFAPVKTTQDLLLVMSDCFVRTKLETIEQNPARTAPMPAIVLDQKFYKKIDMFQERFPKGAPSLLECERLEVHGDVRFGRNVRIRGVTRVVNRLRKQARVADGAVLEGEVLFG
- a CDS encoding alpha/beta hydrolase, producing MKPLAMFRPLCALCATVLLAACAGQTPPAPLPVPTPPAPLHEPVAASPQDWRKPSFLYATNRNALPGRNGSAQFGGLRSRAMSYGELKTTAGGGQADGSDLYRVNVALDRVTRLGQAGFFSEVERAAARTPGREVLLFIHGFDNTFEDAAKTAARVSIGIGFTGATVLYSWPSEGSPAAYLADRNNAYFAVHALKGLLRELVASPWVGRVGVVVHSMGNEAFIRAYTELAGECRGEADACAALRKVRTIVLAAPDVDREIFLDQHAARLTGLGARVVLYCSRGDVALAASALMQGGDYERLGKNVMCIPGIQVTDVSEVKTDVLGHSWISQSRAVLKDLRCALTEGCDRFGAGLLREMSCLPAMQPPGVAAGRSYWKLIAPGGGTGAPATAGFGFSLPSFLTQ